TCGTCTCGTCGCCCATAGACAATCGCCCGCCAGCGTGTACTTGTCACTGCTTCGCCGCAAACTCGTCCTTTAGAGCCTCGGCCCTAGTGCACTCCGCCCGTCTTCGTCATACCGTCCCGGTCTCGGCCGCTCTCGATAAGCTCCTCCATCAGCACCTTGATCGAGTCACCGGGCGATAGTCACAAGTGTCCTTGTTCTCAAGcggccttttttctttttacccAAAAGTTGTTCGGCTCAACCTCGCTCGCGACTTGACATCTGCATCTCTTCGCCTTGATTGAGTCACCCCCTTTCCAGCGAGAGCTACGCTCCGCTCACGGCCGCCACCTTGGTTGGTCCGCCACGTTGCTACACTCTCCCtgattcttctctttctctttctcctcacAACCTCAACCTCAAACGTCTATACTCAACTCGCCTGCTTCTTGTTCACTTGACGGATCCGACCCTCGCCGTCTCCTCAAGCCTCTCACCACCAACCACTCCTACACcaatattaaaaaacaaacaataaTCACCACCAGTCATTCATTATACATTTCAGCCTCTTAACGCGACCTCGATGTCATTATAACGAACAAACAATTTCTTCCACCTTTTCTCTATACGCAAGCCGGCTTTCGGCATCTTGGCCACGGTTTCGTTAATTCGCGTCTCCTTTGTCTCTACTCTTTTCTGAAATCTCCCAACAAATGATTATCTTATAAACTCTTACAATCCGCCAAGCAACACCATATCAACCAACAAACAATTATACGTGGCTACAACCTGTcgtcttcctttttcctttgtcgtTCACGGCTTGTACATTCCGGTTATCTGTTCTTCGATTCTTCAACTGCCACTTTTGCGCAGTTCTCTTCTTGTTCacgtcttttctctctccatctccacagTTTGCCTGAACGCAACCTTGCGCGTATAGAAACGTCGAACGGTTCATACCAATAGGCTGCCTGATTGATTCACGGCTAGAGACGAAAGACATATATCACTTTTACATATCTTGAACATCAAACTCCGCCTGTATAAAttatcttcttttattttttatcaCCCATCtgtttttcatctttttctttctgttctAGCTTTTCTGGCTTTTTCGGCTCTTGTTCcgttttacttttctttttttttttttttatatttttacacTCTCAACTTTCGAAAGCATGGAATGCATGAGGAACAAGTTTACTGGTGGCCTCCTCCTTGATGGAGGTCGCTACCAGACCATCTCACCACTCAACCACGGCTCATTCGGCATGGTCTTTATGGCTCAGGATCTCGTTTCCAACCAGGTCGTGGCCATCAAGTGTCTCACCAAGAGGTCAGCGCCTTGTGAGGTCAACCCCGAGTTTGCAGTTGACGAACGATCCGAGGAGTATGCTCTGCATAACGGACTGGGATCGCACCCCAACATTGTCAACCTGCTGGATACCTTTGAGACCGAGGCCCATGTCTACTTGGTCATGGAGTTCTGCGGCCAGGGTGACCTCTACGAGGCTATCCGCAACGGCCACGGTCCTCTGGAGACTGAGCACGTTCGCCAGTTCATGCTCGAGCTGGTCGACGCTGTTGCCTACATCCACTCCAAAGGTGTCTATCATCGCGATATCAAGCCAGAAAACATCTTCCTCACTCAAGATGGCGCGATGAAGCTCGGCGACTTTGGCCTTGCCACTACCGACAAGTGGTCTTACGAGACTACCGTCGGCAGCGACAGGTACATGGCCCCTGAGCAATTCGACTCTGCCGGTGCTGGATATTCGCCCGCCGAGGCTGATATCTGGGCCATTGGCATTTGTCTCCTCAacattctcttctctcgcaATCCGTTCACCACCCCCACAGAGTCTGACCCTCTGTTCCTCGACTTCTCTCGTGACAAGCAGAGTCTCTTTGATGTCTTCCCCAGCATGTCGCAGGACACGTATGAGGTCATCGTGCAGTGCATGAACTTGGATCCCAAGAAGCGTTCGCTCGAGGGCGCCCGCGATGCCCTCCTTCGCGCTGTGAGCTTTACGACGGAGGATGAGTCTCTCGATGACTTTTGCGGTGCTGAGAACCCTACCGTGGCATCTGCTCATCGTGAGCCTCTCCGCACCCCGTCTATCCAAACCCCACAGATCGATGGAGGCGCATTCCCCTGGACCAAGGCGCTCAACGAGACTCCTGCTGCCCATCGTCGTCAACTTAGCATCATTCCCGACGATGAGAGCTACAGCGAGGATCTCTTCTCCAAGTCTGGAGAGACGACCGACTGGTACTCTACTGGAGTCCAGACCCCGTCTTCCTCCATGCTGGACTCGCGCATCATTGAAGCTCGTCTGCGGGCCTTCAACATCTCTCGCCCGCCCGTGCCCAAGGCCGTCGCCAAGGTTTCTCCCGCCGCTGGATCCTTGCCCATCGCCATGGGCAAGCCGTTCCCTTCCATGGCCGCCGTCTTTGGCCGCCAGAAGGATACGGTTTCCAAGAGCTGGAGCGACATGtgggacgaggatgaggaagaggaacaggagcagcagagggTCAGCGCTCTCCAGGAGCTCAACTCGCGCACTTGGAGCCACGAGAGCACCAACGACAACACCTCTGTGCCAAAGACTGAGCCCATCCCCGTGGCTCACGTCATCAAGGGTGATGTGGACGATGATTTGGTTGCTgatggtttcttttttcacgAGGCCTCTCCACCCACCAAGCACGCCTTTACTATCACACCGCGCTACTCGCCCCCGTCAAAGCGCGGCAACGTCGACAAGTGGGCAGCGCTTGGTGAGCGTCGCAGGGGCCAGAACATTCAGGCGGAGCCCGAAAAGTCTCCCGGTTGGAAGCAGCGTCGTCATTTTGGGTTTGGATACAGTAACAACGGATACAATAACAACAAATATTATGAAGCGGGCGTTTGGGATCATCATTTTTCTACTTCTCACAATAACAATATTTTACACAATCAACACAACAGTTACGGCAAGGGGTGGAGCAAGGATCGCCTCAAGGAGAATTCGTGGACCAAGGCGAAAGATTGGAACTGGCGCAAGGACAGGCGCACCGATCTTGGAGACGTTGAGTGGGTTGGTGGTTGGTAACAACAAAAAGGGAGGCTTTTTGTTTGGGGATACTCAACCGCCAATCGTGGTTATAGCCATGCCCTTTTATGAGTTTGCCTTTGCTGGCTAGAAGGACGGAAAAAACTGTATGCTCTCTTTTTTGAAGCACTTTTGGGCCAAAGACTACAAGAACCTGATTATTTCTTGATTCGCTGTCTCTGCATCGAGCCCCCCTCACCTCTTTATCAGTTTGGTGTTGAGGGTTCTGCATTGTAGACGggaattcttttaaaaagttGGATCTTGTCatgttttcccttttttttttggttagGAGTAGCTTTGGAAGGGGCACTGGGCTTTTGGTGCCGAGGAGGATGATAGAAGGCATGGCTTTAACTCGCTTTCTGcgtattagttatttaacataataaaatataccaGAGGTTACCCACTCAATTATAGTGTGTGTGCAATTTGTGATGTCTTGATGAATCGAGTAAATGCCAATGAGTAGAATAGTAATATATGTCGACTTGTATGTTTCCACTTTGGATGTATACGTAATTTGCATGGCCTCTTTGTCTTACGCTTTACATGCAATACTTACGATGGTGTGGGTGCCGGTGATGCAGGGATTTGTGTTAACTGGCTCTTAAAAGATGCAACCCAAGCATGTTCCACGGCCTTGTCTGACGCAAGGCGCTCTCCAGGGCGAGGCCCCATGAGCGAACGAATAAACAGTACCGCATCTGAGCTGGCGCCTCGCTTTCTGAGCTCTTCTAAAGGAAACGCATCCATATTTACTAGATAATAATTATACGCGCCCGGAGTAGAAAAGACGGGCATCAGGGTGAGCCATTCGGTAGACCATTGCGCTAAGCGCCCACATATCGGCTGCCATGTAGTTGATGGGATTGCCTGGCTCATACCAGAGGAGCTCCGGTGCCATATACTGAATTGTGTCGCTGACGGTTGATTGTGCGTTGGACGCTTCAATGCGTTTTGCTCATGCTAAAATTACTGATTTTGACCAATCATTTACTTTTTGGTGGCTGGGACCTGATGAGTATGTTCTTGGAAGGTAATAAAGAGTATACAATCTTTTCCTAATGATTGGATAATGTAAGACTTACACCAGGTTTAATATCTCGATGAGCAATCCCTTTACGATGCATATAAGACAAGCCCTCAAGGATCTGGAATGATATCTCTTGGGCATCCACCTCATGCATGGGGGCCGTTCCTTTGGCAACTGGAGAGATGATGGTGAGACAGCCAAGTACATGTAATCAGTTATGGCTAGAGGCCAAAGTTGCAGAGGTTCATTTCATGTATAGGTTGATGATTCAGACGCTGCTTGAAAAGAAGGTCGACTGCGAAGAAGAGGTGCCCATAGACTTGAATCCTTTGGTGGCACAAGGCTGTGTAACTGGGCGGGGGCTGCATGCACTCTTATATGTAGATTGACAATCTCCTGCAACGCTGATTGGCAGGTTGACTTGATCATTGAGTTGCCTGCTTTTCTCTAGTAGCGAGTATCCATCACCGAATAATTGTTCGAAATCGCCGACTTGTTGAGCGTCCTTGCTCTATAGGCAGAATGTTACTGCTTATTACTGCAGAGAGAGCttgtattaatatatagtaatattaacaGTAATACATAGCAAACTTGAGTTGTGATGTCCCTTGACAACCTTATAACATTGGCGTAAAAAATGCAGTTAGCAAAGgaattaaaagctatatatagtgtattttaatttaatatacttggTGTAAGTTGATTTATTAACTTGGGCGCTATTACTATAGAACTTGAGTAGCTGTGTACCTGAGGAAACCCCGCAACTATCTCTATAGCGTACATGCATGTTACATTCAGCAACCACATAACAGCACAAACGTTTCTGAGACAAAGAAACACGAAAAAATCAACCACaaaaaatccaaaaaaaaaaaaaaacatacaacagccggtgttcgctggTGGTCACCCACccaactactaatctgcctctcattggcttgactctgggagagcggacgggatcccgtatattccaatggatatggtcgtatgtgaaGGTCTTAGCTGCTAGAAGCGCTTATACCACCACAACTACAACCACCACTTCTCACAGGTTATAAaggcaaaaaataaaaacatacaacagccggtgttcgccagtggtcacccacctgactactaatctgccggttagtggcttgtctatgggggagcagacgggaccccgaattctccactacctatggtcgtatgtgcttgGTAGTATGAACAATCACCTTATAAGGACGCTCAGCTCAAATGATTTACCAGCGCATGGATAGACGCACAAGAGATTCGGAAACAAAGAGCACCATACAAATTACTACTTCCGATAACACCTCACAAGAGCTAATATTCAAGACAGGGTTTAAGACCCATACCGGGCGAGAGATCAAACAATAGATAACAACTTCAACGAGCTTCTTGATACTTAATAATTTGAAGACAAGTCAATGCTTGAAAATTCACAATATCTTATCATGGATAACCCAGAAGGTTATACTAAAGTGCATTAAGCTTATCTAGTAGGGCATTTGCTAGTCTAACTTTAAGTTAGTTTTCAAAGTTTAACCTATTTGCTACTATAGACTTGGaatctaggtttatcccttgggaatcctTGGTGTCACTAATTATTTCTGAAAGACAGTATATTATGAACCAATTACTATTATACCTTCATTAACAGACAATATAACTACCACACACCCAGCAATAGAAATTCTTAGCCTCATTTGTTCTGCTTTTGCTGAAATTGCTCGGCAACTGTTACCTCCCCCCTGCGAGTTTCGTACGCCCATCTGGTCAACATGCATGTTGATGGTAAAGAAGTAAGCTGGCCGTCCAGATTGTGTTTGCTTGATTGGAAATGCCGATTGTCTGTCGAGAGTTTAGAGGGCCCATTTAGAATGGTAGCTGTTGGGTATGTGGTGGATCTATGCAAGCGTCAGAATACGGCTTGGACGAATACTGTATATAAGAGGCGGGAAGCAAAATACCCTTTCTTTGCTGTTACTGCTGATGTAACAGAAGGCTCCGTTAAATTGGAAGGGACCGTCTGAGGCATTATGGTATAGTAATTGCCTAAATAAGGTGTCGAGGAATCAAGTAACTCGGAGGAATAGTCGTCTTATTGCTCTGTCGAATTTCTCAGTGCCTTACGAAAAAGCGTGATGGGAGCGTGACATTTATATACTTGTGATGCCTGTAGGATCCCATTGTGAATCTCTGCGTTGATTTGTATGCAGTGCACTTTTGGATATTGCAGCGTAATTGATGTTTTGTAGgcgatttttatttatttctgggctgggctgtttGTATTGAGGCAACGCAGCATGCAAGTTCGCCATGGAGTACCAAAGGACATACGCATACAGCCCCCCTGCACAGGGGTTTGTACTTTTGCGATTGTGAGGCTGGCCCGGGGGGCGGGCCCCAAGACCAAAAGGCTAATGATTTTTTGCACCTCCAACGAGGAAGAGAGGTAGCAAGACAATATTAGCGTAAGCAGGGGGAGACAGCGGGCACAAAGGCACGCATAGAGCTATTTAGTCCAGCGTCCATTTGTAGCTCGAAAGTGGTGCGCGGCCCATGTCAACGCGGGCATCGATCCTACAAATACATGTACGGATTACATGcattcttctctctgtcgAAAACGCCGGAGAGCAACCCCGGCTGCGAGGCATCATGAAGCGCGCTTGAAAGGCAACGCAGGCAGGCACAAGCTCAAAAAGCTCAACGTTGAGATGTTCAAATGCCAAGAGCAAGTGCAAAAAGCGCTTCTGGGTGAGTCAGCGGATTCgctgcttgtgcttgtgcttgtgcttaTACTTGTGGTATTGATTGGTGTCAATATGGTTGACACTTGCTATTGGACACTACCAAAAGATCACGGCAGATTGCGGGTCCGTCCTTTTGATGAGGCGGCGGGTGACCTTTTGCAAGGCTTGTCAGGGTACATGTACCGTCATTGGCCAACGGCTCTGCCCTGCTAATACGTTGGTTGCCTTGCCTGCCTCTAGTCTGCCTCAAAGGGCTGGCAACCGTCtatgcatgtatatataaactccCGCAGCCCCCAAATCATTCGGCAATAAACATACTGCCAATCCATCCAACTTGCAGCACCAAAAATGTCGAGCAATTCGGAGCCCAATATCAACTGGGATCCGTACATTCAGGATATCGTCTCTCTTTACATCAAGCAAAACAAGACCGCCGAGGAAACAATTCAGTATTTGCGCGAAAACCATGGCTTACAAGCCACGTTAGTTTCCCCACAGCTTTCCAACGTTGTCTCACAGGCACTAAAGTGGATCGTAGTCTACGGCAGTTCAAGTACAAATTCGgcgggaaaaagaagattaCGGAGAAAGAGTGGACGACCGGGATCATCCCAGAAATTAAGAAACGCGCCCTGGAAAACAAGGAAAGCGAAGTCTATTTTCATGGAGACAAGCTTAACCACAAACGACTCAAGAGAGGCATCGACCGATACGCAGCTGGGGTGAGCCGAGATTTTATTGATCTCGATACCTCAACAGGTATTCGACTCTTTGATATATTCTCATGCACGCCGGGACGTTCGTTGGCTGACTGTGTTTTCAAGTAATCGGACAAAACCTCAGCGACCGGCTCTGCATTGCAACCCCTCCATGTCATTCAGCATCGCCACCTATCGACCCTATCCCTGAAGTATATCAGGATGTTGCCAAAGTCACCTTGCTAGAGACAACAGCACCGATTCTGCGCTGCATCTCTCCCGGTTCTGTAGGCCCATCATCGCCTTCTAGGAACTGTTTCTTTCTGCATGGTTTGCCTCGCCACTTTCCCTGAGGAATCCCAACGTGTACTAATACTGGCCTGTGCAACTTTCATAGACGGCGGTGATTCGCGCCTTTTTGACTTTTACGGAGATGCTCAACTTCTGTTGGATACATCCCCCGCTCCTATAGAGCACGCACCTGAAACGCATGTGCAGGAGTCTATAGACAGGGCGTTTACACTGACGGCCACCGACGGATTATCTGACTCGTTTGGACTGGATACCGTTTTGGGCGTGTCACAATTCACCCTTGTACTAAACCTGCCCTACTTCCAATTAAAGCACCCTCTCCTGCAAGGCAGTAAGTTACGCAGCCCTACTTGTCCATACACCTTGGTATCAATTGATTTGGAACTGAATATATGGCAGCCAGCAGCCTCGACATTGTTAATCACCTTCATTCTGGCCTTCCCCCCAATGGCCCGTCAACTAATGGATCATTCGATGTACCAACAACTCCTAGTCAACCTTCAAATGACCTTCCATCCGTGCTTGCAAAGGTTATTGGCCTCCCCTACAATGGCCAGATTGCGGATGTCATCCCTTCTTTTGTAACTAAGCTCCAGGCTCTGGTACCAGAACAATATCCTGGCGAGCTTAACGCCCAAGTCCAAGCGCTGTCCGATCCCTCCCAAAAGCCATCCATTTTCCAACTGTTCGAAGTTGCCGCCTACTTTTTCTCAAATAATTTGTTGCGAAAACACCAAGCGGCAACATTCGTCGAATGGATAATCGAGCACAACCATGTGAAACCTCTTATGCTCTTCTTGCGACTGCGACGGGACATGCTTACTGTAAAGGCATTCCTTCCCTGCCTTGTCGAAGCTGGGGCCCTTGTACAGAACAAAGAATTTCTAAGGCAACTCCACGCCATTGGTGCTAAATTCGACGATGTTGCAGCACAACTTGTGGAGATAGAGAACCCAGAGTTCCTGGCCTTCGTTCTGTCCACCCTTGATCCGGAATCGCTCAAAGGAGAGCCCGGAGGTTATCTTCTCCGATCTATGGTGCGTGCACAAAACATCGCAGTGGTAGAACTATTGATTCAAGCTGGGGCCCAAGTCAACGTTAGTCTGCCCAAAGAGCGGCGAACAACTCCTCTTTGGGAAGCAGTTCTCTGCGCCAACTTTGAAATGGTCAAATGTTTAGTTAGAGCTGGAGCAGACGTGAACCAGTATTCTTACGCGGCAAATGCCGACTATGCACCCACGCCTTTGGCTCTCGCGGTGCGTAAAGGGGCTAAAAGAATCGTCCAATATCTGCTGGATCAGAATGCGGTGATACGAGGTTCCGTGTGCGGATCGCCACTTCTTCAGTACGCGGCCGAAAATGTTCCGGATGTTTACGAACTTCTGCTCAAGAAATCGGGGACCATGCCTGCGGTTACTGCTGGTCAGTTAATAAAAGCCGCGGAGTTAGATGTTCGATTCTTGTTGAAATTTCTATCCCAACATCCTCAAGTCTCCGAAAGAATGCTCGAGGAACCCATGACAGTGGCATTAGAGAGGGGCAGAACCCGGGCAGTTGTCAATTTCCTACAGCACGGGGTCGACCCCAATGGTTCTCATATACCAACATCTAGAAACCGCCCTTTGACCGTCGCGGCTGCACTGGGTTCTCCGTCACATAGACTTCAATATGTAGATCTCTTGATTCACGCCGGAGCAGATGTCAATATCAATGGCCTTTTGGAGGAAATTATTTGGGTTGAGGGTCACACTTCTGTTGTTAGCAAATTGATTAATGCAGGACTTGATCTTACACAGTATGGCCCTACTGCAATTGAGACGGCCGTGTACAGTGGGAATACGGATGTATCAATCCTCTTAGTTGATCGGGGCGTGTCTGTTAATAGTTACGGACACAGAGTCACCCCTTTTCAAGCAGTTGCCCTGCATCAAAGTCTTGAGCTCCTGCAATATTTTTTCAGGAAAGGGGCCGAAGTTAACAAGCCAGCGTTTCCCGTCCGAGGGTATACAGCCTTACAGGCTGCCGCCACGGCTTATTCAATAGAGAAGATACAATTTCTCCTCAGCGTAGGCGCTGACATAAATGCCCCCCCGGCCGTGACGGGCGGAGTAACGGCCCTTGAAGCAATGGTCCGGCCCTGGGAACCCTTCTACAATGACatcgaggacgacgacgaggtgTATTGTGCGCAACATTATAGTGAGAAAAAAGGGCTTGCAAAGACTTTCGTTTTCCTCCTTGGTGAAGGCGCAGCAGTGAATCGTCCAGACGGCTCAAGTAGCCCATTGCTACACGATATTATTGAACGGGGGGACACTCATCTCCTTAAGCTAGCCCTTGAAGCAGGAGCGAATACAACCCACCAATGGCCAACGCGATCCTCATCATGGTGCGAGAGAACGCCGCTTCAGCTTGCCGCGGAAATGGGTCAGGTGGAGGCTGTGAAGCTTCTCCTTGACCACCAGGCAGATCCGAATGCCTTACCAGCACGTCGCCATGGGATGACAGCTCTCCAAGCCGCAGCATCGTCGGAAGAGGCTTGCATGGAGACAGTAGAGTTGCTTTTGACTGCGGGTGCTGCAATCAACGCAGACCCCGCTGCCCTTGGGGGGATTACTGCTCTGCAGGGCGCCGCAATCAAGGGTTATTTTCAGATAGCAATGTTGCTGATCGAAAAAGGAGCAGATGTAAATGCCCCTCCTGCGATAGAAGACGGACGTACGGCAATCGAAGGAGCTGCTGAGCATGGGCGATTGGATATGGTACAGATGCTGCTCAACGCAGGCGCAATTGGAGATGTCATCAGAAAGACCGGCCTCATGAAGGCTATTAGTTTGGCAAGGAAGAATCGTCAATTTCATGTTGTCGATTTACTCGAGTCTCACAGAAGAGGGATGAGAGCTACCCTTTGATTTGACCTTGACTTacattctttcttctctattTAAGATATCAAGTAGCGCCTTAAACGTACTATGAGAGTTGGCAAATTAACACAATCCTTAAGCACGCAACTGGACTGATCCATTTTGTCAGGATTGACAGATTTAATCCGATGAACGAATTTGGCGAGACCTAAGCTAGTCTCTAGATCCGTTTTGTCAAATAAATAGTAATCACTGTGATGTTGACAGCTGATGTTTTTCGACAAGCGAAGCTGTCACCCCATCACAATAAGGAAAGCCGAGTTTCATGCCGAACAATCAAGCTGTGATACATTTGTAGTCCACAATTTGACCCAAATGCATTACCAATTTACCCCAAAGATTTATTTAGCCATCAAGATCCTGGACCTCTTGCAtctctcaattttttttgaGCTGCGAATTATATATACTCCCAGGAAGAATAAGCACAAACATTGACGGCTAAATAAGTCAAGTGACGCAGTTGACCTTGTCAACTTGAACTTCCCCGCAAGTTCACTCCGCAAACTCACGACACGGGGAGATAACCTGTCCAGTCCCAAGTCAATATCTGGAACATGCCACAATGACTGGGCTTGTTCTCCAATCAAGATCTCGGAGTATTCCGAACCGGCTAAAAGCAAGTAGAACCGAGCATTGACGGGTAAATACATCTCCCCGCAGTAGATGATTGGATATTGCTAAGTCTATTCCGGCAGTTGCTGTTATGTGCAGGGGGACTGTAAAGTGTCACGAAACAGGGGAGGGCAGTCTtgggatattattattaaaacgaTAAGAAGCATCAAGAGCGAAGTTTTATTTCCCAGCTTATTTCCCATTCAGCCCCAAACCAATTTGGATAGAATGTTTTACAAACTActttttttcattcttgCTCTCCCGGTCAGAGGCTCACCCGCAAAATCACCGAGCCTTAGACCATGGAGTACTTTTGATCAAAAGGTTATATTTCAACCAGATAGCAGCCACGCTGTTATCTATCCAAGACTCACGGAATTATCTGATGGCACAATTCTTGCAACATCGGCATATTCCGGAAACCACCCTCCGTTCTTCCCCATATTTGCTAGTGAAAATGGCGGTGCGACGTGGGAATGGCGGAGCAATTTGACCGACCAGGTCAATGGCTTGGGCTTTGGATCCCAGCCTGCTCTGGCTGAACTCACTTTTGACATTGGACGCTTTAAAGCTGGAACTGTGCTCGCCAGCGGGAACAGCGCTGGCGCCAATGGTACAAATATTGACTTATACGCCAGCTTCAACAAAGGCAAAACATGGCAGTTTATCAGCAACGTAGCCAGAGGAAGTGCTCCGAGTACGCAAAACGGAAACCCTTGTATTTGGGAGCCTTTTATTCTGTAAGCCCTGACGAATGAATTTTTGCCACCGTGTTTACGTTGGGGAATTCTTGAAGCTAATATCAACTGTAGCCCCTTTAATAATACAGTGGGCGTATTCTATTCTGACCAGAGAGATCCCTTGCATGGCCAGAAGCTTTCTCATCAAGAGTCGACGGATCTTGAGCATTGGGGCGATGTCATAAACGACGTCGCTTACCCGCTCTATACTGATCGTCCTGGAATGACCGTCATTGATTACGTCCCGCCACTGAAGAAATGGATCTTCGTTCACGAGTTCCCGGGCGGCGACTCGTGGTCTGGTGCCGGATACCCCGTTTACTACAGGCTTTCGGATAGTCCCTTTGAGTTCCGATATGCCTATGGCTATCCCATTGTCGTCAACGGCGtacagcccagcagcagtcCATATGTTGTATGGACGCCAGAGGGTGGTGTCAACGGCACAATTATCGTGTCGGATGCTGATCATCAAAGCGTGTTTACCAATCGAGCAAACGGCCAGCCGGATCAATGGGAGGAACACAATACTCCTCAGCCAAAAGCTTACAGCCGTGCCCTCCATATTTTTAAGAAGTACCCCAATCACCTGATGATCCTCGGGGCGGGCAATTATCAGGGTGTTGACCCCCCGGGAACTAATAGGCCACTGTATGCAAGCGTTGTGGACGTGACAAATATGCTGCGGAGCCCTCCAGGAGATGGAAATGCCTAGGTATTTTAGTAATCAGCAATTGCGTAGATATTGAGAAAGGTAgctatatacatatacatatatatatatatataaaactagcttcATAAGTTTGAGTGTTTAATTATTGATCTTACAAGTTCAACAAATAGCTTTCAACAACAAGGTTATTATTGTCGTTTAGAGCATCGCGGGATTGTATAGGAGCCAGAATTTTAAGCTACCTAATGGAGACATTTCACCGGATTTGAGAGACTTCGGCCTCTCTTGCacgccttttcctttcctttcgcTTTTTCCATTTATGGACATTGTTGCATGAAGCTATGCCGACATACTTATCTGAGCGGAACTTGAACAGTCTACAGTCTACCCCAGCAACATAGTGGAGGATTCCGATTTAgggtttataataatttaacttgAGCAAATAGTTATTGGATTTTGCATTATCCAGATGCTGTTGGGATTAGGCAAATTGCTTATTCGCATTAATATTGCATATCAAGGTATCTTGATGGTCAAGCTATAAATATCAAGCACAAACTTTTTGCTACAGCTAGGAGCCAAAAGTCCGTAAATGCTTATACAACTATTTTACATATTGAAATTTTCATATATACAATATTGGATTGTTTTTTATCCTATATATATGTTAAAATACTAGAAGTACAAGCACTGATATAAGTATCGCGCTATAAGGCGTCTCCAGATTTTGGCCCATCACTGTAGTCAGTTGTTT
The Trichoderma asperellum chromosome 7, complete sequence DNA segment above includes these coding regions:
- a CDS encoding uncharacterized protein (EggNog:ENOG41), with product MECMRNKFTGGLLLDGGRYQTISPLNHGSFGMVFMAQDLVSNQVVAIKCLTKRSAPCEVNPEFAVDERSEEYALHNGLGSHPNIVNLLDTFETEAHVYLVMEFCGQGDLYEAIRNGHGPLETEHVRQFMLELVDAVAYIHSKGVYHRDIKPENIFLTQDGAMKLGDFGLATTDKWSYETTVGSDRYMAPEQFDSAGAGYSPAEADIWAIGICLLNILFSRNPFTTPTESDPLFLDFSRDKQSLFDVFPSMSQDTYEVIVQCMNLDPKKRSLEGARDALLRAVSFTTEDESLDDFCGAENPTVASAHREPLRTPSIQTPQIDGGAFPWTKALNETPAAHRRQLSIIPDDESYSEDLFSKSGETTDWYSTGVQTPSSSMLDSRIIEARLRAFNISRPPVPKAVAKVSPAAGSLPIAMGKPFPSMAAVFGRQKDTVSKSWSDMWDEDEEEEQEQQRVSALQELNSRTWSHESTNDNTSVPKTEPIPVAHVIKGDVDDDLVADGFFFHEASPPTKHAFTITPRYSPPSKRGNVDKWAALGERRRGQNIQAEPEKSPGWKQRRHFGFGYSNNGYNNNKYYEAGVWDHHFSTSHNNNILHNQHNSYGKGWSKDRLKENSWTKAKDWNWRKDRRTDLGDVEWVGGW
- a CDS encoding uncharacterized protein (EggNog:ENOG41), coding for MSSNSEPNINWDPYIQDIVSLYIKQNKTAEETIQYLRENHGLQATLRQFKYKFGGKKKITEKEWTTGIIPEIKKRALENKESEVYFHGDKLNHKRLKRGIDRYAAGVSRDFIDLDTSTVIGQNLSDRLCIATPPCHSASPPIDPIPEVYQDVAKVTLLETTAPILRCISPGSVGPSSPSRNCFFLHDGGDSRLFDFYGDAQLLLDTSPAPIEHAPETHVQESIDRAFTLTATDGLSDSFGLDTVLGVSQFTLVLNLPYFQLKHPLLQGTSSLDIVNHLHSGLPPNGPSTNGSFDVPTTPSQPSNDLPSVLAKVIGLPYNGQIADVIPSFVTKLQALVPEQYPGELNAQVQALSDPSQKPSIFQLFEVAAYFFSNNLLRKHQAATFVEWIIEHNHVKPLMLFLRLRRDMLTVKAFLPCLVEAGALVQNKEFLRQLHAIGAKFDDVAAQLVEIENPEFLAFVLSTLDPESLKGEPGGYLLRSMVRAQNIAVVELLIQAGAQVNVSLPKERRTTPLWEAVLCANFEMVKCLVRAGADVNQYSYAANADYAPTPLALAVRKGAKRIVQYLLDQNAVIRGSVCGSPLLQYAAENVPDVYELLLKKSGTMPAVTAGQLIKAAELDVRFLLKFLSQHPQVSERMLEEPMTVALERGRTRAVVNFLQHGVDPNGSHIPTSRNRPLTVAAALGSPSHRLQYVDLLIHAGADVNINGLLEEIIWVEGHTSVVSKLINAGLDLTQYGPTAIETAVYSGNTDVSILLVDRGVSVNSYGHRVTPFQAVALHQSLELLQYFFRKGAEVNKPAFPVRGYTALQAAATAYSIEKIQFLLSVGADINAPPAVTGGVTALEAMVRPWEPFYNDIEDDDEVYCAQHYSEKKGLAKTFVFLLGEGAAVNRPDGSSSPLLHDIIERGDTHLLKLALEAGANTTHQWPTRSSSWCERTPLQLAAEMGQVEAVKLLLDHQADPNALPARRHGMTALQAAASSEEACMETVELLLTAGAAINADPAALGGITALQGAAIKGYFQIAMLLIEKGADVNAPPAIEDGRTAIEGAAEHGRLDMVQMLLNAGAIGDVIRKTGLMKAISLARKNRQFHVVDLLESHRRGMRATL
- a CDS encoding uncharacterized protein (EggNog:ENOG41~CAZy:GH93~SECRETED:SignalP(1-16)) → MFYKLLFFILALPVRGSPAKSPSLRPWSTFDQKVIFQPDSSHAVIYPRLTELSDGTILATSAYSGNHPPFFPIFASENGGATWEWRSNLTDQVNGLGFGSQPALAELTFDIGRFKAGTVLASGNSAGANGTNIDLYASFNKGKTWQFISNVARGSAPSTQNGNPCIWEPFILPFNNTVGVFYSDQRDPLHGQKLSHQESTDLEHWGDVINDVAYPLYTDRPGMTVIDYVPPLKKWIFVHEFPGGDSWSGAGYPVYYRLSDSPFEFRYAYGYPIVVNGVQPSSSPYVVWTPEGGVNGTIIVSDADHQSVFTNRANGQPDQWEEHNTPQPKAYSRALHIFKKYPNHLMILGAGNYQGVDPPGTNRPLYASVVDVTNMLRSPPGDGNA